From a region of the Desulfuromonas sp. KJ2020 genome:
- a CDS encoding IclR family transcriptional regulator, whose product MAKKEKSEYIIQAVSHALDLLEQFHGDVDELGVTELSKRLKLHKNNVFRLLATLESRGYIEQNKATENYRLGLNALELGQTFIKQMGLLRQAKPILEDIVNDCNETAYVAIFKEGYIVYLDVVETNLTVRVVSRVGSRLPAHCTASGKVHLAYMSDEEIDSVLPNRELKGYTPTTYTDREVLKKDLKKIAEQGYAIDNEELDPGVRCLAAPIRDYTRRIVGAVSISGPSMRFSDERIEKELVPLVLKAGEDLSTRLGFHK is encoded by the coding sequence ATGGCCAAGAAAGAGAAGTCAGAATATATAATCCAGGCTGTTTCCCACGCCCTGGACCTGCTGGAGCAGTTCCACGGGGATGTGGACGAACTGGGTGTCACCGAACTCAGCAAGAGGCTGAAACTCCACAAAAACAACGTCTTCCGCCTGCTGGCGACCCTCGAGTCCCGTGGATACATCGAGCAGAACAAGGCAACGGAAAACTACCGTCTCGGACTCAACGCCCTGGAACTCGGGCAGACGTTCATCAAGCAGATGGGCCTGCTGCGCCAGGCCAAGCCCATCCTGGAAGACATCGTCAACGACTGTAACGAAACGGCCTATGTCGCCATTTTCAAGGAAGGGTACATCGTTTATCTGGACGTCGTTGAAACGAATCTCACGGTCAGGGTCGTGTCCCGGGTCGGCAGCCGCCTGCCGGCACACTGCACCGCCTCCGGTAAAGTTCACCTGGCTTACATGTCCGACGAGGAGATCGACAGTGTTCTCCCCAACCGCGAGCTCAAGGGCTATACCCCGACGACCTACACGGATCGCGAGGTTCTCAAAAAAGACCTGAAAAAGATTGCCGAGCAGGGCTATGCCATCGACAACGAGGAACTTGATCCTGGTGTGCGCTGCCTGGCCGCTCCCATCCGCGACTATACCCGTCGGATCGTCGGAGCCGTCAGCATCTCAGGACCGTCCATGCGCTTTTCCGACGAACGGATCGAGAAGGAACTGGTCCCCCTGGTCCTCAAGGCCGGCGAAGACCTCTCCACCCGTCTCGGTTTTCACAAGTAG
- a CDS encoding HD-GYP domain-containing protein yields MQTIYKDVIQKISRTFQGMRLYSPAHPTIQKQVQDLMATLAGLFLHKSRLKLGLMDDTLFFEEELFAYPTPAEEDVAQVLRTLEVEGLEFISGLTGGEILSLLEIVRGGDIKGEDLEAALLKMGVHHIRPASVERTDDDEFARKPRKVYDRALRVMEDIFHDVRLGKIPSSEGAMQAVKGMVEVTLSDPHALFALSLIKDYDNYTFTHSVNVSVIALAVGRACGLSEEELRVIGLGGMLHDLGKLKVDVGIITKPGRLTEGEFEQIKKHPRDGADILQQMEDIPPEVIDIALCHHLQYDRKGYPADSRGKPLSPLVDMASIADAYDAITTLRSYQRPVTPRQAIKLLRDNAGTRLHPQFVELFIQALGPYPVGSLVRLQNNEIGLVTAVGGDSSSATRLKILFDAEGNKLDPPRLFCPGSADELQIVGEVDPFSKGVEIADYLD; encoded by the coding sequence ATGCAGACGATTTACAAAGACGTCATTCAGAAAATTTCTCGCACTTTTCAGGGCATGCGCCTTTACTCGCCGGCACACCCGACCATCCAGAAGCAGGTCCAGGATCTCATGGCCACCCTGGCCGGACTGTTTCTCCACAAATCCCGCCTGAAACTCGGTTTGATGGACGATACGCTTTTTTTTGAGGAAGAACTCTTTGCCTACCCTACCCCGGCGGAAGAGGACGTGGCCCAGGTGCTGCGAACCCTGGAGGTGGAAGGTTTGGAATTTATCTCCGGCCTGACGGGAGGGGAAATTTTATCCTTACTGGAAATCGTTCGGGGAGGAGACATCAAAGGAGAAGATCTGGAAGCGGCTCTACTCAAGATGGGGGTTCATCACATCCGCCCCGCCTCGGTCGAAAGAACGGACGATGACGAGTTCGCCCGCAAGCCCCGCAAGGTCTACGACCGGGCCCTGCGCGTCATGGAAGATATCTTCCACGACGTGCGCCTGGGCAAAATCCCGTCGTCGGAAGGCGCGATGCAGGCCGTCAAGGGGATGGTCGAAGTCACCCTGTCAGACCCCCACGCCCTTTTCGCGCTCTCCCTCATCAAAGACTACGACAACTACACCTTCACCCATTCGGTCAATGTCTCGGTCATCGCCCTGGCGGTCGGTCGTGCCTGCGGCCTTTCGGAAGAAGAACTGCGCGTTATCGGCCTCGGCGGCATGCTGCACGATTTAGGCAAGCTCAAGGTGGATGTCGGCATCATCACCAAACCTGGCCGTCTGACCGAGGGGGAATTCGAACAGATCAAAAAACATCCCCGCGACGGCGCCGACATTCTGCAGCAGATGGAGGACATCCCTCCGGAAGTTATCGACATTGCCCTGTGCCACCATCTTCAGTACGACCGCAAGGGCTACCCGGCCGACAGCCGCGGCAAACCCCTGTCACCCCTGGTGGACATGGCGTCCATCGCTGACGCCTACGACGCCATCACCACCTTGCGCTCCTACCAGCGGCCGGTGACGCCGCGCCAGGCGATCAAGCTGCTGCGGGACAATGCCGGCACCAGACTGCACCCCCAGTTCGTCGAACTTTTCATCCAGGCCCTGGGACCCTACCCCGTCGGCAGTCTCGTGCGCCTGCAAAACAATGAAATCGGGCTGGTCACCGCCGTCGGTGGTGACTCCAGTTCTGCCACCCGGCTGAAAATCCTCTTCGACGCCGAAGGCAATAAGCTCGACCCGCCGCGACTCTTCTGTCCGGGTTCCGCCGACGAACTGCAAATCGTCGGCGAAGTGGACCCCTTCAGCAAGGGCGTCGAAATCGCCGACTATCTTGATTGA
- a CDS encoding HEAT repeat domain-containing protein: protein MEAGELRKKVLLQALSDPEDAVRQAASQALEKIEASWSLSRITALLKEGSRGQQVKALIALERIDSLQIFPLLLAALKNPDADIRAAAVQVLGHKAHPKTLGALVKHLKDPHPAVRVHCADALGNFTDARLVPLLAACLQDADDALAVSAACSLGKIGAPQAEEALAAAAADPRAAVRAAALLALAELKTV, encoded by the coding sequence GTGGAAGCAGGTGAGTTGAGAAAAAAGGTGTTGCTGCAGGCTCTGAGTGATCCTGAGGACGCCGTGCGCCAAGCTGCTTCACAGGCTCTGGAAAAGATCGAAGCGTCCTGGTCGCTGTCCCGCATCACCGCCCTGCTCAAAGAAGGGAGTCGGGGCCAGCAGGTCAAGGCGCTCATTGCCCTGGAGCGTATCGACAGTCTGCAGATCTTTCCCCTGCTGCTGGCTGCTCTCAAAAATCCTGATGCCGATATCCGGGCCGCCGCTGTGCAGGTGCTGGGTCACAAGGCGCACCCCAAGACCCTGGGCGCCCTGGTTAAACACCTCAAAGATCCGCATCCGGCGGTGCGGGTCCACTGCGCCGACGCCTTGGGAAACTTCACAGATGCCCGGCTGGTTCCCCTTTTGGCGGCATGTCTGCAGGATGCCGATGATGCCCTGGCGGTCAGCGCGGCGTGCTCCCTGGGTAAAATCGGCGCTCCGCAGGCGGAAGAAGCCCTGGCGGCTGCCGCGGCCGATCCCCGTGCCGCAGTGCGGGCAGCGGCACTCCTGGCTCTGGCCGAACTGAAGACCGTGTAG
- a CDS encoding hydrolase produces the protein MDIIKKLWLKKDGTVLVIVDVQERLVPAMDEHVRQQVITNIRAIAEAARIIGLPVLATEQYPKGLGGTVPELASYAEGPIIQKSSFSCCGEESFLDALEGKKARQILLVGMEAHVCVFQTLLDLQGRGYQVHLVRDAICSRRKTDFLTALDSARLAGATVTTTEMALFQLLQKAGTAEFKAVSALIKDR, from the coding sequence ATGGACATTATCAAGAAACTCTGGCTGAAAAAAGACGGTACGGTTCTGGTCATTGTCGATGTGCAGGAGCGCCTGGTGCCAGCCATGGATGAACACGTTCGTCAGCAGGTGATCACCAACATCAGGGCCATCGCCGAGGCCGCCCGCATCATCGGCCTGCCCGTGCTGGCCACCGAGCAGTACCCGAAAGGGCTGGGCGGCACCGTGCCGGAACTGGCCTCCTACGCCGAAGGTCCGATTATCCAGAAAAGCAGTTTCAGCTGCTGTGGCGAAGAGAGTTTTCTTGACGCACTGGAAGGGAAAAAAGCGCGCCAGATCCTGCTGGTCGGCATGGAAGCGCACGTCTGCGTCTTTCAGACCCTGCTCGATCTGCAGGGCCGGGGCTACCAGGTGCATCTGGTACGGGACGCCATCTGCTCCCGCCGCAAGACGGATTTCCTCACCGCCCTCGACAGCGCCCGGCTGGCCGGGGCAACAGTGACAACCACGGAAATGGCACTTTTCCAACTGCTGCAAAAAGCGGGCACCGCGGAGTTCAAGGCGGTATCGGCGCTGATCAAGGATCGTTAA
- a CDS encoding HEAT repeat domain-containing protein has protein sequence MDIPQSKPILLENALRSLARIIKAASFYPPGHPALRAQVLEGLKAWRPLLAEGNLTFSVRKDHFLVDEARVGKDAAFLPQLATAFFARRVQRVLVMPDFSDRDLLGVARALAIRPELVAQKGGIEELLLQARVTTLWFNELQLDRIIRRKEEAEKAFAVDSGKAGDANQWDEPLLEEAAKQAEEKPKELQELEELLRNLQQQDISDDRYRLLLQEFPTKLRRVLNDEGRFLAIEALALLLTHAQSERLSAARRQAAHQALDALGMDDVLNYLVDLLCMPLTTRQEQDAIITILLFYGTRVVTRIMDRLCSEKGGQARRCLTELLSRQGAEAIPILNSYLKDERWYVKRNVVFILGEIRHPAAVPALIPLLKHEDVRVGREAIRALSRIGGPEALDILLQVAEDEDPDLRRLAFLSLGAMKEPAAVPFLLKVVQSKDFLVKKLDEKKEAIRALGEIAAPGSWPHLLEVLHRKKFWKRSRYNDLRAAAAGALASFPVPEVLEALEAATEDPAQQVARAAVLSLKQLKKG, from the coding sequence ATGGACATCCCCCAGTCTAAACCCATTCTTCTGGAAAACGCCCTTCGATCCCTGGCCCGGATCATCAAAGCGGCCAGTTTCTATCCTCCCGGACACCCCGCTCTCAGAGCCCAGGTTCTGGAGGGGCTGAAGGCCTGGCGGCCTCTGCTGGCAGAGGGCAACCTGACCTTTTCCGTACGCAAAGACCACTTCCTCGTTGACGAAGCACGGGTCGGCAAGGATGCGGCGTTTCTCCCTCAGTTGGCCACAGCCTTTTTCGCCCGTCGCGTCCAGCGAGTACTCGTGATGCCGGACTTCTCAGACCGAGACCTGCTGGGAGTGGCTCGCGCCCTGGCGATTCGCCCCGAGCTTGTCGCGCAGAAAGGCGGCATCGAGGAATTGCTCCTGCAGGCCAGGGTAACGACTCTCTGGTTCAATGAACTACAGCTTGACCGCATCATCAGACGCAAAGAGGAGGCCGAAAAGGCCTTTGCCGTCGATTCGGGAAAAGCCGGCGATGCGAATCAATGGGACGAACCCCTGCTTGAAGAAGCCGCCAAACAGGCCGAAGAAAAACCGAAGGAACTGCAGGAACTGGAGGAACTGCTGCGTAATCTGCAGCAGCAGGACATCTCCGATGATCGCTACCGCCTTCTGCTGCAGGAATTTCCGACCAAGCTTCGCCGGGTTCTCAATGACGAAGGCCGCTTCCTCGCCATCGAGGCTCTCGCCCTGCTTTTGACCCACGCGCAATCGGAACGGCTTTCGGCCGCACGCAGACAAGCCGCTCACCAGGCACTGGACGCGCTGGGAATGGACGACGTACTGAATTATCTCGTCGACCTGCTCTGCATGCCCCTGACCACCCGCCAGGAACAGGACGCTATCATCACCATTCTGCTGTTTTACGGCACCCGGGTTGTCACCCGCATCATGGACCGGCTCTGCTCCGAAAAAGGCGGCCAGGCGAGGCGCTGCCTTACCGAACTCTTATCCCGGCAGGGGGCGGAAGCAATCCCCATTTTGAATTCCTATCTCAAGGATGAGCGATGGTATGTCAAGCGCAATGTCGTCTTCATTCTCGGTGAGATCCGCCACCCCGCCGCTGTCCCCGCCCTCATTCCGCTGCTTAAGCACGAGGATGTGCGCGTTGGGCGCGAAGCGATCCGTGCCCTCTCCCGCATCGGCGGTCCCGAGGCCCTGGACATTCTGCTGCAGGTTGCCGAAGACGAGGATCCGGACCTGCGACGCCTGGCCTTTCTTTCGCTCGGGGCCATGAAAGAACCGGCGGCCGTCCCTTTTCTGCTGAAAGTAGTTCAGTCAAAAGATTTTCTGGTCAAAAAACTGGATGAGAAGAAAGAGGCTATCCGCGCCCTTGGAGAAATTGCCGCCCCCGGTTCCTGGCCCCATCTGTTGGAAGTACTGCACCGCAAAAAATTCTGGAAGCGCTCTCGCTATAACGACCTGCGTGCCGCCGCGGCGGGGGCATTGGCCAGCTTTCCCGTTCCGGAGGTCCTTGAAGCCTTGGAGGCGGCCACGGAAGATCCGGCCCAGCAGGTCGCCCGGGCGGCAGTCCTGTCGCTCAAGCAACTTAAAAAAGGCTGA
- a CDS encoding sugar phosphate isomerase/epimerase — MKLILSAGSLYTLPLPKVFEIARDTGFDGMEVIISYDFQYQDSLALIRDLQQILPVASLHAPFFDLDGWGNKIDQLFRTTTLAMEAGIPLINFHPPSWMGLELKFWRWLNKVKDFQEEVGQHQVIITMENMPSTGAFKTNPYILGQTEKMIRFMQEKNLYLTFDTAHMGSSKANFLHDFHLFYDSGKMRNIHFSDYGYGREHLLPGHGVLPLTRFLNHLRQTAYNDALTLELSPHEFPEEESLIRESMAEIFNYLCKETRFNPPDGSYCPLADQRRGTSPTGIGEKGKKDQGEKRDGQDELE; from the coding sequence ATGAAACTTATACTTTCAGCGGGCAGTCTCTACACCCTGCCCCTCCCCAAGGTTTTTGAAATCGCCCGGGATACAGGCTTTGACGGCATGGAAGTGATCATCAGCTATGACTTCCAGTACCAGGACAGCCTCGCCCTCATCCGGGATCTGCAGCAGATTCTGCCGGTGGCCTCTCTTCATGCGCCCTTTTTCGACCTGGACGGCTGGGGGAACAAGATCGATCAGCTCTTCCGCACCACCACCCTGGCCATGGAGGCGGGCATCCCCCTGATCAACTTTCACCCCCCCTCGTGGATGGGACTCGAGCTCAAGTTCTGGCGGTGGCTCAACAAGGTCAAGGATTTTCAGGAAGAGGTTGGCCAGCACCAGGTGATCATCACCATGGAAAACATGCCCAGCACCGGCGCTTTTAAAACCAATCCCTACATTCTCGGGCAGACGGAGAAAATGATCCGTTTCATGCAGGAGAAGAATCTCTACCTGACCTTCGACACTGCTCACATGGGTTCGTCCAAAGCCAACTTCCTGCACGATTTTCATCTCTTCTACGATTCCGGCAAAATGCGCAATATTCATTTTTCCGACTACGGCTATGGCCGCGAGCATCTGCTGCCCGGCCATGGCGTCCTCCCCCTGACCCGCTTTTTGAACCACCTGAGGCAGACCGCCTACAATGATGCCCTCACGCTGGAACTCTCCCCCCACGAATTTCCCGAGGAGGAATCTCTCATCCGCGAAAGTATGGCTGAAATTTTCAACTACCTGTGCAAGGAGACACGCTTCAATCCACCAGACGGGTCCTATTGCCCGCTAGCGGACCAGCGGCGCGGAACCTCCCCGACCGGAATCGGCGAAAAGGGAAAAAAAGATCAGGGAGAAAAAAGAGACGGGCAAGATGAGTTGGAATAG
- a CDS encoding 1-acyl-sn-glycerol-3-phosphate acyltransferase gives MFRTLVAWIVFIPWTLFVILTGVPLSFINPDWLHAYAKIWARFGLALIGARLIVEGTEHLDASRPVVYMPNHQSNVDILALFAGIPGQFRWMAKEELFRIPLFGYAMARTGYISINRSDRRQAAKSMAVAAQRIAAGTSVVIFPEGTRSTDGRLLPFKKGGFLLALSAQTPIVPVAIDGSRDVMRKGRLAFRPGDIRIRFFPAVATAGRQTADRDRLIEEVRQPIAAALGQPVEDSAA, from the coding sequence ATGTTTCGCACCCTGGTCGCCTGGATCGTTTTCATCCCCTGGACCCTTTTCGTCATCCTTACCGGAGTTCCCCTCTCCTTCATCAATCCGGACTGGCTCCACGCCTACGCCAAGATCTGGGCCCGCTTCGGTCTGGCTCTCATCGGAGCGAGGCTCATCGTAGAGGGAACGGAGCATCTCGACGCCTCCCGACCCGTCGTCTATATGCCCAACCATCAAAGCAACGTCGATATTCTGGCCCTGTTTGCCGGCATTCCCGGGCAATTCCGCTGGATGGCCAAGGAGGAGCTCTTCCGCATCCCTCTTTTCGGTTATGCCATGGCCCGTACCGGCTATATCTCCATCAATCGCTCTGACCGGCGCCAAGCCGCCAAAAGCATGGCCGTGGCAGCGCAGCGTATCGCCGCCGGCACCTCGGTGGTCATCTTCCCCGAAGGAACGCGCTCTACGGACGGTCGTCTGTTGCCTTTCAAAAAAGGCGGCTTTCTGCTCGCCCTGTCGGCCCAGACCCCCATCGTTCCCGTCGCCATCGACGGCAGTCGCGACGTCATGCGCAAAGGTCGGCTGGCGTTCAGACCCGGCGACATCCGCATCCGCTTCTTTCCCGCGGTGGCTACGGCAGGACGGCAGACGGCCGACCGGGACCGCCTGATCGAAGAGGTGCGACAGCCCATCGCCGCCGCCCTCGGACAACCGGTCGAGGACTCCGCGGCATGA
- the coaE gene encoding dephospho-CoA kinase (Dephospho-CoA kinase (CoaE) performs the final step in coenzyme A biosynthesis.) yields the protein MMVVGVTGGIATGKSAVVEQFRQLGAAVISADELAREIVRPGEEALAQLVARFGQDILQADGTLDRKALAEIIFADPAARQDLNQITHPAIARLAAARFASLQRQGEALVIYEAPLLFEAGAESRVDRVLVVTAPAEVQRRRLMARDGLDDQAAQARITAQMPLADKVRRADFVVENAGSIDELATQVRELYGRLLMLARNLPETSPETAG from the coding sequence ATGATGGTTGTCGGAGTGACGGGCGGAATCGCCACGGGAAAAAGCGCTGTCGTCGAGCAGTTTCGCCAACTGGGGGCAGCGGTCATCAGCGCGGACGAACTGGCGCGGGAAATCGTGCGGCCGGGAGAGGAAGCCCTGGCACAACTGGTGGCGCGTTTTGGGCAGGACATTTTGCAGGCGGACGGAACCCTGGATCGCAAGGCCTTGGCAGAGATCATCTTTGCCGACCCGGCGGCCCGCCAGGATTTGAATCAGATCACCCACCCGGCGATTGCCCGGCTGGCGGCGGCCCGTTTCGCTTCTCTGCAACGTCAGGGAGAGGCGCTGGTGATCTACGAGGCCCCGCTGCTTTTCGAGGCGGGAGCCGAAAGCCGCGTGGACCGAGTCCTCGTGGTGACGGCCCCCGCCGAGGTGCAGCGCCGCCGTCTGATGGCCAGGGACGGCCTGGATGATCAGGCGGCACAGGCCAGGATCACCGCGCAGATGCCCTTGGCGGACAAGGTGCGCCGAGCCGATTTCGTCGTGGAGAATGCCGGCTCCATCGATGAACTGGCCACCCAGGTCAGGGAACTCTATGGTCGCCTGCTGATGCTGGCGCGGAATCTTCCTGAGACCTCGCCAGAAACTGCAGGCTGA
- a CDS encoding long-chain fatty acid--CoA ligase: MTKTLPQILLDKAARRGDQEALRRKEDGQYAGISWKTLARQVRLCGRGLIHLGIQPEDRVAIMAPNCPEWVYADLGAMACGALSVPVYHTEGIDTVLYILQNSSSRVLFIYSLYIAEELAEKLDEVPHLEKIILIDDELDHPRFTSLASFLQEAEKVPESQLDERLEKGKPDEVATIVYTSGTTGPPKGVLLTHNNFLSNIEECCKRFDISDKDMCLSFLPLSHVFERMAGYYFMLYQGTVIAYAEGIDSVPANLVEVAPTVAISVPRLYEKMFARVMDRVVSGPWLKKQMFFSALNSGRKLVRQQQAGENPSALLRGGVALARKIVFAPIKKHLGGRLRFFVSGGAPLTENVAEFFLAAGIPIYEGYGLTETSPVIACNYPGALRLGTVGRPLDGVEVRLGEDDEILVRGPNVFSGYWNLPEQTREAFSDGWFKTGDIGKLDADGFLAITDRKKDLLVTAGGENVAPQMIEGLFKTDKYLSNAMVYGDRKPYLTALLVPNFENLEKYARYKNIDFLTPCDLVNHPKVLNLIRRRIDRLQENLASFQRVKRFTLLSRDFSKEENEITPTLKIKRKVVAKNFNKILEGMYIAKDKGIHDAGFCIVENLTDAEKDD, translated from the coding sequence ATGACCAAAACACTGCCCCAGATCCTGCTCGATAAAGCGGCCCGCCGCGGCGACCAGGAAGCGCTCCGCCGCAAGGAAGACGGACAGTACGCAGGGATTTCGTGGAAAACCCTGGCGCGCCAGGTCCGGCTCTGCGGCCGCGGCCTCATCCATTTGGGCATCCAGCCTGAAGACAGGGTGGCCATCATGGCCCCCAACTGCCCCGAATGGGTCTATGCCGACCTGGGCGCCATGGCGTGCGGCGCCCTTTCCGTCCCCGTCTACCATACGGAAGGAATCGACACCGTCCTCTATATCCTGCAGAATTCCTCCAGCCGCGTTCTCTTTATTTACTCTCTCTATATCGCCGAGGAGCTGGCGGAAAAACTCGACGAGGTGCCTCACCTCGAGAAAATCATCCTCATCGACGACGAACTGGACCACCCCCGCTTCACCTCGCTGGCTTCCTTTCTCCAGGAGGCGGAAAAAGTGCCGGAGAGCCAACTGGACGAGCGACTGGAGAAGGGAAAACCCGACGAGGTGGCCACCATCGTCTACACCTCAGGCACCACCGGCCCGCCCAAGGGTGTGCTGCTGACGCACAACAATTTTCTCTCCAATATCGAGGAATGCTGCAAGCGTTTTGACATCAGCGACAAGGACATGTGCCTGTCCTTTCTCCCCCTCTCTCATGTCTTCGAACGGATGGCGGGCTATTATTTCATGCTCTACCAGGGAACCGTCATCGCCTACGCTGAAGGGATCGATTCCGTACCGGCCAACCTGGTGGAGGTGGCACCGACCGTCGCCATCAGCGTTCCCCGCCTCTATGAGAAGATGTTTGCCCGGGTCATGGACCGCGTGGTCTCCGGCCCCTGGCTTAAGAAGCAGATGTTTTTCAGCGCCCTGAATTCCGGCCGCAAGCTGGTTCGTCAGCAGCAGGCCGGTGAAAATCCTTCCGCCCTGCTGCGCGGCGGCGTCGCCCTGGCCCGCAAAATTGTATTCGCTCCCATCAAGAAACACCTGGGCGGCCGCCTGCGCTTTTTTGTTTCCGGCGGTGCGCCCCTGACGGAAAATGTGGCCGAATTCTTCCTCGCCGCCGGCATCCCTATTTATGAGGGATACGGCCTGACCGAGACCTCTCCCGTCATCGCCTGCAACTATCCTGGCGCTCTGCGCCTCGGCACCGTGGGGCGTCCCCTGGACGGCGTCGAGGTCCGCCTGGGAGAGGACGACGAGATCCTGGTACGTGGACCCAATGTCTTCTCCGGCTATTGGAATTTGCCCGAGCAGACCCGGGAAGCTTTCAGCGACGGCTGGTTCAAAACCGGCGACATCGGCAAGCTCGATGCGGACGGCTTTCTCGCCATCACCGACCGCAAGAAGGATCTGTTGGTGACAGCCGGCGGCGAAAATGTCGCCCCCCAGATGATCGAAGGCTTGTTCAAGACCGACAAATACCTCTCCAATGCCATGGTTTACGGGGACCGCAAGCCCTACCTCACCGCCCTGCTGGTGCCCAATTTCGAAAACCTGGAGAAATACGCCCGCTACAAGAATATCGACTTTCTGACCCCCTGCGACCTGGTCAACCACCCCAAGGTTCTCAACCTCATCCGCCGGCGCATCGATCGGCTACAGGAAAATCTGGCCTCTTTTCAGCGGGTCAAACGCTTTACCCTTCTCTCGCGGGATTTCAGCAAAGAAGAGAACGAAATCACCCCTACCCTCAAGATAAAGCGGAAGGTGGTGGCAAAAAACTTTAACAAAATCCTGGAAGGCATGTATATTGCCAAGGATAAAGGCATTCACGATGCCGGTTTCTGTATTGTCGAAAACCTCACGGACGCGGAGAAGGATGACTGA
- a CDS encoding universal stress protein has product MLNLSKKILVAIDGSPQSDKAAEEAVRLAMASGSRFKSKVYAILALPGMRNPSFTDFFPSLPATERPDWEQKRQRIFYVVEKAASEADIPLTSEVVYGDAAEEILSYADQQEVDVIVIGSSGSGRVKRTLMGSVSTKVAMHARCSVYIVR; this is encoded by the coding sequence ATGCTGAATCTCAGTAAAAAAATACTCGTCGCCATTGACGGCTCACCTCAATCGGACAAGGCGGCCGAAGAGGCGGTGCGTCTAGCCATGGCTTCAGGCTCACGCTTCAAAAGCAAGGTATATGCCATTTTGGCGCTTCCCGGCATGCGAAACCCCTCCTTTACGGATTTTTTCCCTTCTTTGCCCGCCACAGAGCGTCCCGACTGGGAACAAAAGCGCCAGCGTATTTTTTACGTGGTGGAAAAAGCGGCGTCCGAGGCGGATATCCCGTTGACCAGTGAGGTCGTTTATGGTGATGCCGCTGAGGAAATTCTGTCATATGCCGATCAGCAGGAGGTCGATGTCATTGTCATCGGCTCCTCCGGTTCCGGGCGGGTCAAGCGCACCCTGATGGGCAGCGTCTCCACCAAAGTCGCCATGCACGCCCGCTGTTCCGTCTATATCGTGCGATAA
- a CDS encoding single-stranded DNA-binding protein — protein MSVNKVILVGNLGKDPELRYTPSGAAVANFTIATTERYKDRDGQTQEKTEWHNIVAWRQLAEICGKYLHKGKQVYIEGKIQTRSYDDRDGNKRYITEIVADQMQMLGRAGDDNNANQGQQRNAAPRSSRPSPAASSGPPAYEDYADPPFNPDDDIPF, from the coding sequence ATGTCTGTGAACAAAGTTATTCTTGTCGGCAACCTGGGTAAAGATCCTGAGTTGCGTTACACTCCCTCCGGGGCGGCCGTGGCCAATTTTACCATCGCCACCACCGAACGCTACAAAGACCGCGACGGCCAGACGCAGGAAAAGACCGAGTGGCACAACATCGTGGCCTGGCGTCAGCTCGCCGAGATCTGCGGTAAATATCTGCACAAAGGCAAACAGGTCTACATCGAAGGAAAGATTCAGACGCGCTCCTACGACGATCGCGACGGCAACAAGCGTTACATCACCGAGATTGTCGCCGACCAGATGCAGATGCTCGGCCGGGCCGGCGACGACAACAACGCCAATCAGGGGCAGCAGCGCAATGCCGCGCCCCGCTCCAGTCGCCCCAGCCCTGCGGCCTCTTCCGGTCCCCCGGCCTACGAGGATTACGCCGATCCCCCCTTCAATCCGGACGACGATATTCCGTTCTGA
- a CDS encoding alpha/beta fold hydrolase yields the protein MLLVHGFSATPQEMRLFGQALCEQGYTTLAILLPGHGTSPQDLATKRYEDWLKAVEEGYRELKKEETEIFGMGLSTGALLLVALAARVEMAGMVLLSPYLRLRHRLASSAWWLRHIKPYHHRPLPPETALRYYESRPLNGVHQIHRLIRHLRPLLSKISTPALAINGSGDQTIRVESGQALFTLLGSRHKEYHLYGPEVPHVLCTEENPRWRSVLALSLQFLARSQEDSAPASAGDHRVP from the coding sequence GTGCTTCTGGTACACGGATTCTCCGCCACCCCGCAGGAAATGCGGCTGTTCGGCCAGGCTCTCTGTGAGCAGGGCTACACGACATTGGCGATTTTACTGCCGGGCCATGGCACCTCACCACAGGACCTGGCAACCAAACGCTACGAGGACTGGCTGAAAGCTGTCGAAGAGGGCTACCGGGAATTGAAGAAGGAAGAGACCGAGATTTTCGGGATGGGGCTGAGCACCGGAGCCCTGCTGCTAGTGGCCCTGGCCGCCCGGGTGGAGATGGCGGGGATGGTCCTGCTCTCCCCCTATCTCAGGCTCCGCCACCGTCTCGCCAGCAGCGCCTGGTGGCTCAGGCATATCAAGCCCTACCACCACCGCCCCCTTCCCCCCGAGACGGCCTTGCGCTATTACGAGAGCCGCCCTCTCAATGGCGTTCACCAGATTCACCGCCTGATCCGCCACCTGCGCCCCCTGCTCAGCAAGATTTCCACCCCGGCCCTGGCGATCAACGGCAGCGGTGATCAGACCATACGGGTTGAGAGCGGGCAGGCCCTCTTTACGCTCCTGGGCAGCCGTCACAAAGAGTACCACCTGTACGGACCGGAGGTTCCCCATGTACTGTGTACGGAAGAGAACCCGAGATGGCGTTCGGTGCTGGCCCTCAGCCTGCAGTTTCTGGCGAGGTCTCAGGAAGATTCCGCGCCAGCATCAGCAGGCGACCATAGAGTTCCCTGA